The following are encoded together in the Misgurnus anguillicaudatus chromosome 14, ASM2758022v2, whole genome shotgun sequence genome:
- the LOC129427785 gene encoding atlastin-2 isoform X1 yields the protein MAEKSRLKHRNHTGQNCTGSKYTEETCLRVSAGVSGVEDVQHEMIPDEPDDKPLLEEVGPVQIVIADEDNHEFSLDEDLLERILLQEHVRDLNVVVVSVAGAFRKGKSFLLDFMLRFMYNQQSSDLWLGGSDEPLTGFTWRGGCERETTGIQAWNKVFVVEKPDGSKVAVLLLDTQGAFDSQSTIKDCATLFALSTMTSSLQVYNLSQNIQEDDLQHLQLFTEYGRLAMEEIYLKPFQSLMFLIRDWSYPYEHPYGLNGGNQFLEKRLQVKPNQHEELQNVRKHIHSCFSNISCFLLPHPGLKVATNPHFDGRLRDIDDEFKRELVNLVPLLLSPENLVEKEIGGSKVTCRDLLQYFKAYMKIYQGEELPHPKSMLQATAEANNLAAVAGAKDSYSKSMEQVCGGDKPYIAPADLERNHGELKQSSVRQFRAVKKMGGEEFCRRYQEQLEQEIDEVYASFVKHNDGKNIFFAARTPATLFALMFAMYVISLVTGFVGINSVAMVCNLIMGVALASLCTWAYVKYSGEFREVGSFIDRVAETLWEQRTPKKIFSKLFEVARSKMTLGALMPSQRQRLSSNNNLKKRN from the exons ATGGCGGAGAAGAGCAGGTTAAAACACCGAAACCACACGGGACAGAACTGCACCGGGAGCAAATACACGGAAG AGACGTGTTTGCGTGTGTCAGCAGGCGTCTCTGGAGTGGAGGATGTCCAGCATGAGATGATTCCTGATGAGCCGGATGATAAACCTCTGCTGGAGGAGGTCGGGCCGGTCCAGATCGTCATCGCGGATGAGGACAATCATGAGTTTTCTTTGGATGAAGACCTTCTGGAGCGGATTCTCTTGCAGGAGCACGTGCGAGATCTCAATGTGGTGGTGGTGTCTGTGGCCGGCGCCTTCCGCAAGGGAAAATCTTTCCTGCTGGACTTTATGCTCAGATTCATGTACAACCAG CAGAGCTCAGATTTGTGGCTTGGTGGGAGCGACGAACCCCTGACCGGCTTTACATGGCGAGGCGGTTGTGAGCGCGAGACCACAGGGATTCAGGCCTGGAATAAAGTGTTTGTAGTGGAGAAACCTGATGGCAGCAAG GTGGCTGTACTGCTGCTGGACACACAGGGAGCGTTTGACAGTCAGTCCACCATTAAAGACTGCGCCACACTGTTTGCTCTCAGCACCATGACCAGCTCTCTACAG GTTTATAATTTGTCTCAGAACATTCAAGAAGACGATCTGCAGCATCTTCAG CTGTTCACAGAGTACGGCAGGCTTGCTATGGAGGAGATCTACCTGAAACCATTCCAG tCGCTGATGTTTCTCATACGAGACTGGAGTTACCCGTACGAACATCCTTACGGTTTGAACGGAGGAAACCAGTTCCTGGAGAAGAGACTGCAG GTGAAACCCAATCAACACGAGGAGCTGCAGAACGTCAGGAAACACATTCATTCCTGTTTCTCCAACATCAGCTGTTTCCTGCTGCCGCACCCCGGCCTCAAGGTGGCCACCAATCCACACTTTGATGGCAGGTTACGAG ATATCGATGATGAGTTTAAGAGGGAGCTGGTAAATCTGGTCCCGCTGCTGTTGTCTCCAGAGAATCTGGTAGAGAAAGAGATCGGAGGTTCTAAAGTCACGTGTCGAGATCTTCTTCAGTATTTTAAA GCCTATATGAAGATCTATCAGGGAGAAGAGCTGCCACATCCCAAATCAATGCTGCAG GCGACGGCTGAAGCCAATAACCTGGCAGCTGTAGCAGGAGCTAAAGACTCTTACAGCAAAAGCATGGAGCAG GTGTGCGGAGGAGACAAGCCCTACATCGCCCCTGCCGACCTGGAGCGCAATCACGGCGAACTGAAGCAAAGCAGCGTCCGTCAGTTCCGCGCGGTGAAGAAGATGGGTGGAGAAGAGTTCTGCCGCCGCTATCAGGAGCAGCTGGAGCAGGAGATCGACGAGGTTTACGCCAGCTTTGTCAAACACAACGACGGAAAGAACATTTTCTTCGCCGCACGCACACCCGCCACGCTCTTCGCCCTGATGTTTGCCATGTACGTCATCTCTCTGGTGACGGGCTTTGTGGGCATAAACTCTGTGGCGATGGTGTGTAATCTGATCATGGGTGTGGCGCTGGCGTCGCTGTGCACCTGGGCCTACGTCAAATACTCGGGGGAGTTCAGAGAGGTGGGCAGCTTCATCGATCGGGTGGCAGAAACTCTTTGGGAGCAG AGGACGCCCAAGAAG ATCTTTTCCAAACTTTTTGAAGTTGCCAGGAGTAAAATGACACTGGGTGCCCTGATGCCCTCCCAGCGACAGAGACTTTCATCAAACAACAACCTCAAGAAGAGAAACTAG
- the LOC129427785 gene encoding atlastin-2 isoform X7 — protein MAEKSRLKHRNHTGQNCTGSKYTEGVSGVEDVQHEMIPDEPDDKPLLEEVGPVQIVIADEDNHEFSLDEDLLERILLQEHVRDLNVVVVSVAGAFRKGKSFLLDFMLRFMYNQQSSDLWLGGSDEPLTGFTWRGGCERETTGIQAWNKVFVVEKPDGSKVAVLLLDTQGAFDSQSTIKDCATLFALSTMTSSLQVYNLSQNIQEDDLQHLQLFTEYGRLAMEEIYLKPFQSLMFLIRDWSYPYEHPYGLNGGNQFLEKRLQVKPNQHEELQNVRKHIHSCFSNISCFLLPHPGLKVATNPHFDGRLRDIDDEFKRELVNLVPLLLSPENLVEKEIGGSKVTCRDLLQYFKAYMKIYQGEELPHPKSMLQATAEANNLAAVAGAKDSYSKSMEQVCGGDKPYIAPADLERNHGELKQSSVRQFRAVKKMGGEEFCRRYQEQLEQEIDEVYASFVKHNDGKNIFFAARTPATLFALMFAMYVISLVTGFVGINSVAMVCNLIMGVALASLCTWAYVKYSGEFREVGSFIDRVAETLWEQRTPKKIFSKLFEVARSKMTLGALMPSQRQRLSSNNNLKKRN, from the exons ATGGCGGAGAAGAGCAGGTTAAAACACCGAAACCACACGGGACAGAACTGCACCGGGAGCAAATACACGGAAG GCGTCTCTGGAGTGGAGGATGTCCAGCATGAGATGATTCCTGATGAGCCGGATGATAAACCTCTGCTGGAGGAGGTCGGGCCGGTCCAGATCGTCATCGCGGATGAGGACAATCATGAGTTTTCTTTGGATGAAGACCTTCTGGAGCGGATTCTCTTGCAGGAGCACGTGCGAGATCTCAATGTGGTGGTGGTGTCTGTGGCCGGCGCCTTCCGCAAGGGAAAATCTTTCCTGCTGGACTTTATGCTCAGATTCATGTACAACCAG CAGAGCTCAGATTTGTGGCTTGGTGGGAGCGACGAACCCCTGACCGGCTTTACATGGCGAGGCGGTTGTGAGCGCGAGACCACAGGGATTCAGGCCTGGAATAAAGTGTTTGTAGTGGAGAAACCTGATGGCAGCAAG GTGGCTGTACTGCTGCTGGACACACAGGGAGCGTTTGACAGTCAGTCCACCATTAAAGACTGCGCCACACTGTTTGCTCTCAGCACCATGACCAGCTCTCTACAG GTTTATAATTTGTCTCAGAACATTCAAGAAGACGATCTGCAGCATCTTCAG CTGTTCACAGAGTACGGCAGGCTTGCTATGGAGGAGATCTACCTGAAACCATTCCAG tCGCTGATGTTTCTCATACGAGACTGGAGTTACCCGTACGAACATCCTTACGGTTTGAACGGAGGAAACCAGTTCCTGGAGAAGAGACTGCAG GTGAAACCCAATCAACACGAGGAGCTGCAGAACGTCAGGAAACACATTCATTCCTGTTTCTCCAACATCAGCTGTTTCCTGCTGCCGCACCCCGGCCTCAAGGTGGCCACCAATCCACACTTTGATGGCAGGTTACGAG ATATCGATGATGAGTTTAAGAGGGAGCTGGTAAATCTGGTCCCGCTGCTGTTGTCTCCAGAGAATCTGGTAGAGAAAGAGATCGGAGGTTCTAAAGTCACGTGTCGAGATCTTCTTCAGTATTTTAAA GCCTATATGAAGATCTATCAGGGAGAAGAGCTGCCACATCCCAAATCAATGCTGCAG GCGACGGCTGAAGCCAATAACCTGGCAGCTGTAGCAGGAGCTAAAGACTCTTACAGCAAAAGCATGGAGCAG GTGTGCGGAGGAGACAAGCCCTACATCGCCCCTGCCGACCTGGAGCGCAATCACGGCGAACTGAAGCAAAGCAGCGTCCGTCAGTTCCGCGCGGTGAAGAAGATGGGTGGAGAAGAGTTCTGCCGCCGCTATCAGGAGCAGCTGGAGCAGGAGATCGACGAGGTTTACGCCAGCTTTGTCAAACACAACGACGGAAAGAACATTTTCTTCGCCGCACGCACACCCGCCACGCTCTTCGCCCTGATGTTTGCCATGTACGTCATCTCTCTGGTGACGGGCTTTGTGGGCATAAACTCTGTGGCGATGGTGTGTAATCTGATCATGGGTGTGGCGCTGGCGTCGCTGTGCACCTGGGCCTACGTCAAATACTCGGGGGAGTTCAGAGAGGTGGGCAGCTTCATCGATCGGGTGGCAGAAACTCTTTGGGAGCAG AGGACGCCCAAGAAG ATCTTTTCCAAACTTTTTGAAGTTGCCAGGAGTAAAATGACACTGGGTGCCCTGATGCCCTCCCAGCGACAGAGACTTTCATCAAACAACAACCTCAAGAAGAGAAACTAG
- the LOC129427785 gene encoding atlastin-2 isoform X5, whose amino-acid sequence MAEKSRLKHRNHTGQNCTGSKYTEAGVSGVEDVQHEMIPDEPDDKPLLEEVGPVQIVIADEDNHEFSLDEDLLERILLQEHVRDLNVVVVSVAGAFRKGKSFLLDFMLRFMYNQQSSDLWLGGSDEPLTGFTWRGGCERETTGIQAWNKVFVVEKPDGSKVAVLLLDTQGAFDSQSTIKDCATLFALSTMTSSLQVYNLSQNIQEDDLQHLQLFTEYGRLAMEEIYLKPFQSLMFLIRDWSYPYEHPYGLNGGNQFLEKRLQVKPNQHEELQNVRKHIHSCFSNISCFLLPHPGLKVATNPHFDGRLRDIDDEFKRELVNLVPLLLSPENLVEKEIGGSKVTCRDLLQYFKAYMKIYQGEELPHPKSMLQATAEANNLAAVAGAKDSYSKSMEQVCGGDKPYIAPADLERNHGELKQSSVRQFRAVKKMGGEEFCRRYQEQLEQEIDEVYASFVKHNDGKNIFFAARTPATLFALMFAMYVISLVTGFVGINSVAMVCNLIMGVALASLCTWAYVKYSGEFREVGSFIDRVAETLWEQRTPKKIFSKLFEVARSKMTLGALMPSQRQRLSSNNNLKKRN is encoded by the exons ATGGCGGAGAAGAGCAGGTTAAAACACCGAAACCACACGGGACAGAACTGCACCGGGAGCAAATACACGGAAG CAGGCGTCTCTGGAGTGGAGGATGTCCAGCATGAGATGATTCCTGATGAGCCGGATGATAAACCTCTGCTGGAGGAGGTCGGGCCGGTCCAGATCGTCATCGCGGATGAGGACAATCATGAGTTTTCTTTGGATGAAGACCTTCTGGAGCGGATTCTCTTGCAGGAGCACGTGCGAGATCTCAATGTGGTGGTGGTGTCTGTGGCCGGCGCCTTCCGCAAGGGAAAATCTTTCCTGCTGGACTTTATGCTCAGATTCATGTACAACCAG CAGAGCTCAGATTTGTGGCTTGGTGGGAGCGACGAACCCCTGACCGGCTTTACATGGCGAGGCGGTTGTGAGCGCGAGACCACAGGGATTCAGGCCTGGAATAAAGTGTTTGTAGTGGAGAAACCTGATGGCAGCAAG GTGGCTGTACTGCTGCTGGACACACAGGGAGCGTTTGACAGTCAGTCCACCATTAAAGACTGCGCCACACTGTTTGCTCTCAGCACCATGACCAGCTCTCTACAG GTTTATAATTTGTCTCAGAACATTCAAGAAGACGATCTGCAGCATCTTCAG CTGTTCACAGAGTACGGCAGGCTTGCTATGGAGGAGATCTACCTGAAACCATTCCAG tCGCTGATGTTTCTCATACGAGACTGGAGTTACCCGTACGAACATCCTTACGGTTTGAACGGAGGAAACCAGTTCCTGGAGAAGAGACTGCAG GTGAAACCCAATCAACACGAGGAGCTGCAGAACGTCAGGAAACACATTCATTCCTGTTTCTCCAACATCAGCTGTTTCCTGCTGCCGCACCCCGGCCTCAAGGTGGCCACCAATCCACACTTTGATGGCAGGTTACGAG ATATCGATGATGAGTTTAAGAGGGAGCTGGTAAATCTGGTCCCGCTGCTGTTGTCTCCAGAGAATCTGGTAGAGAAAGAGATCGGAGGTTCTAAAGTCACGTGTCGAGATCTTCTTCAGTATTTTAAA GCCTATATGAAGATCTATCAGGGAGAAGAGCTGCCACATCCCAAATCAATGCTGCAG GCGACGGCTGAAGCCAATAACCTGGCAGCTGTAGCAGGAGCTAAAGACTCTTACAGCAAAAGCATGGAGCAG GTGTGCGGAGGAGACAAGCCCTACATCGCCCCTGCCGACCTGGAGCGCAATCACGGCGAACTGAAGCAAAGCAGCGTCCGTCAGTTCCGCGCGGTGAAGAAGATGGGTGGAGAAGAGTTCTGCCGCCGCTATCAGGAGCAGCTGGAGCAGGAGATCGACGAGGTTTACGCCAGCTTTGTCAAACACAACGACGGAAAGAACATTTTCTTCGCCGCACGCACACCCGCCACGCTCTTCGCCCTGATGTTTGCCATGTACGTCATCTCTCTGGTGACGGGCTTTGTGGGCATAAACTCTGTGGCGATGGTGTGTAATCTGATCATGGGTGTGGCGCTGGCGTCGCTGTGCACCTGGGCCTACGTCAAATACTCGGGGGAGTTCAGAGAGGTGGGCAGCTTCATCGATCGGGTGGCAGAAACTCTTTGGGAGCAG AGGACGCCCAAGAAG ATCTTTTCCAAACTTTTTGAAGTTGCCAGGAGTAAAATGACACTGGGTGCCCTGATGCCCTCCCAGCGACAGAGACTTTCATCAAACAACAACCTCAAGAAGAGAAACTAG
- the LOC129427785 gene encoding atlastin-2 isoform X6, which yields MAEKSRLKHRNHTGQNCTGSKYTEAGVSGVEDVQHEMIPDEPDDKPLLEEVGPVQIVIADEDNHEFSLDEDLLERILLQEHVRDLNVVVVSVAGAFRKGKSFLLDFMLRFMYNQSSDLWLGGSDEPLTGFTWRGGCERETTGIQAWNKVFVVEKPDGSKVAVLLLDTQGAFDSQSTIKDCATLFALSTMTSSLQVYNLSQNIQEDDLQHLQLFTEYGRLAMEEIYLKPFQSLMFLIRDWSYPYEHPYGLNGGNQFLEKRLQVKPNQHEELQNVRKHIHSCFSNISCFLLPHPGLKVATNPHFDGRLRDIDDEFKRELVNLVPLLLSPENLVEKEIGGSKVTCRDLLQYFKAYMKIYQGEELPHPKSMLQATAEANNLAAVAGAKDSYSKSMEQVCGGDKPYIAPADLERNHGELKQSSVRQFRAVKKMGGEEFCRRYQEQLEQEIDEVYASFVKHNDGKNIFFAARTPATLFALMFAMYVISLVTGFVGINSVAMVCNLIMGVALASLCTWAYVKYSGEFREVGSFIDRVAETLWEQRTPKKIFSKLFEVARSKMTLGALMPSQRQRLSSNNNLKKRN from the exons ATGGCGGAGAAGAGCAGGTTAAAACACCGAAACCACACGGGACAGAACTGCACCGGGAGCAAATACACGGAAG CAGGCGTCTCTGGAGTGGAGGATGTCCAGCATGAGATGATTCCTGATGAGCCGGATGATAAACCTCTGCTGGAGGAGGTCGGGCCGGTCCAGATCGTCATCGCGGATGAGGACAATCATGAGTTTTCTTTGGATGAAGACCTTCTGGAGCGGATTCTCTTGCAGGAGCACGTGCGAGATCTCAATGTGGTGGTGGTGTCTGTGGCCGGCGCCTTCCGCAAGGGAAAATCTTTCCTGCTGGACTTTATGCTCAGATTCATGTACAACCAG AGCTCAGATTTGTGGCTTGGTGGGAGCGACGAACCCCTGACCGGCTTTACATGGCGAGGCGGTTGTGAGCGCGAGACCACAGGGATTCAGGCCTGGAATAAAGTGTTTGTAGTGGAGAAACCTGATGGCAGCAAG GTGGCTGTACTGCTGCTGGACACACAGGGAGCGTTTGACAGTCAGTCCACCATTAAAGACTGCGCCACACTGTTTGCTCTCAGCACCATGACCAGCTCTCTACAG GTTTATAATTTGTCTCAGAACATTCAAGAAGACGATCTGCAGCATCTTCAG CTGTTCACAGAGTACGGCAGGCTTGCTATGGAGGAGATCTACCTGAAACCATTCCAG tCGCTGATGTTTCTCATACGAGACTGGAGTTACCCGTACGAACATCCTTACGGTTTGAACGGAGGAAACCAGTTCCTGGAGAAGAGACTGCAG GTGAAACCCAATCAACACGAGGAGCTGCAGAACGTCAGGAAACACATTCATTCCTGTTTCTCCAACATCAGCTGTTTCCTGCTGCCGCACCCCGGCCTCAAGGTGGCCACCAATCCACACTTTGATGGCAGGTTACGAG ATATCGATGATGAGTTTAAGAGGGAGCTGGTAAATCTGGTCCCGCTGCTGTTGTCTCCAGAGAATCTGGTAGAGAAAGAGATCGGAGGTTCTAAAGTCACGTGTCGAGATCTTCTTCAGTATTTTAAA GCCTATATGAAGATCTATCAGGGAGAAGAGCTGCCACATCCCAAATCAATGCTGCAG GCGACGGCTGAAGCCAATAACCTGGCAGCTGTAGCAGGAGCTAAAGACTCTTACAGCAAAAGCATGGAGCAG GTGTGCGGAGGAGACAAGCCCTACATCGCCCCTGCCGACCTGGAGCGCAATCACGGCGAACTGAAGCAAAGCAGCGTCCGTCAGTTCCGCGCGGTGAAGAAGATGGGTGGAGAAGAGTTCTGCCGCCGCTATCAGGAGCAGCTGGAGCAGGAGATCGACGAGGTTTACGCCAGCTTTGTCAAACACAACGACGGAAAGAACATTTTCTTCGCCGCACGCACACCCGCCACGCTCTTCGCCCTGATGTTTGCCATGTACGTCATCTCTCTGGTGACGGGCTTTGTGGGCATAAACTCTGTGGCGATGGTGTGTAATCTGATCATGGGTGTGGCGCTGGCGTCGCTGTGCACCTGGGCCTACGTCAAATACTCGGGGGAGTTCAGAGAGGTGGGCAGCTTCATCGATCGGGTGGCAGAAACTCTTTGGGAGCAG AGGACGCCCAAGAAG ATCTTTTCCAAACTTTTTGAAGTTGCCAGGAGTAAAATGACACTGGGTGCCCTGATGCCCTCCCAGCGACAGAGACTTTCATCAAACAACAACCTCAAGAAGAGAAACTAG
- the LOC129427785 gene encoding atlastin-2 isoform X2, which translates to MAEKSRLKHRNHTGQNCTGSKYTEETCLRVSAGVSGVEDVQHEMIPDEPDDKPLLEEVGPVQIVIADEDNHEFSLDEDLLERILLQEHVRDLNVVVVSVAGAFRKGKSFLLDFMLRFMYNQSSDLWLGGSDEPLTGFTWRGGCERETTGIQAWNKVFVVEKPDGSKVAVLLLDTQGAFDSQSTIKDCATLFALSTMTSSLQVYNLSQNIQEDDLQHLQLFTEYGRLAMEEIYLKPFQSLMFLIRDWSYPYEHPYGLNGGNQFLEKRLQVKPNQHEELQNVRKHIHSCFSNISCFLLPHPGLKVATNPHFDGRLRDIDDEFKRELVNLVPLLLSPENLVEKEIGGSKVTCRDLLQYFKAYMKIYQGEELPHPKSMLQATAEANNLAAVAGAKDSYSKSMEQVCGGDKPYIAPADLERNHGELKQSSVRQFRAVKKMGGEEFCRRYQEQLEQEIDEVYASFVKHNDGKNIFFAARTPATLFALMFAMYVISLVTGFVGINSVAMVCNLIMGVALASLCTWAYVKYSGEFREVGSFIDRVAETLWEQRTPKKIFSKLFEVARSKMTLGALMPSQRQRLSSNNNLKKRN; encoded by the exons ATGGCGGAGAAGAGCAGGTTAAAACACCGAAACCACACGGGACAGAACTGCACCGGGAGCAAATACACGGAAG AGACGTGTTTGCGTGTGTCAGCAGGCGTCTCTGGAGTGGAGGATGTCCAGCATGAGATGATTCCTGATGAGCCGGATGATAAACCTCTGCTGGAGGAGGTCGGGCCGGTCCAGATCGTCATCGCGGATGAGGACAATCATGAGTTTTCTTTGGATGAAGACCTTCTGGAGCGGATTCTCTTGCAGGAGCACGTGCGAGATCTCAATGTGGTGGTGGTGTCTGTGGCCGGCGCCTTCCGCAAGGGAAAATCTTTCCTGCTGGACTTTATGCTCAGATTCATGTACAACCAG AGCTCAGATTTGTGGCTTGGTGGGAGCGACGAACCCCTGACCGGCTTTACATGGCGAGGCGGTTGTGAGCGCGAGACCACAGGGATTCAGGCCTGGAATAAAGTGTTTGTAGTGGAGAAACCTGATGGCAGCAAG GTGGCTGTACTGCTGCTGGACACACAGGGAGCGTTTGACAGTCAGTCCACCATTAAAGACTGCGCCACACTGTTTGCTCTCAGCACCATGACCAGCTCTCTACAG GTTTATAATTTGTCTCAGAACATTCAAGAAGACGATCTGCAGCATCTTCAG CTGTTCACAGAGTACGGCAGGCTTGCTATGGAGGAGATCTACCTGAAACCATTCCAG tCGCTGATGTTTCTCATACGAGACTGGAGTTACCCGTACGAACATCCTTACGGTTTGAACGGAGGAAACCAGTTCCTGGAGAAGAGACTGCAG GTGAAACCCAATCAACACGAGGAGCTGCAGAACGTCAGGAAACACATTCATTCCTGTTTCTCCAACATCAGCTGTTTCCTGCTGCCGCACCCCGGCCTCAAGGTGGCCACCAATCCACACTTTGATGGCAGGTTACGAG ATATCGATGATGAGTTTAAGAGGGAGCTGGTAAATCTGGTCCCGCTGCTGTTGTCTCCAGAGAATCTGGTAGAGAAAGAGATCGGAGGTTCTAAAGTCACGTGTCGAGATCTTCTTCAGTATTTTAAA GCCTATATGAAGATCTATCAGGGAGAAGAGCTGCCACATCCCAAATCAATGCTGCAG GCGACGGCTGAAGCCAATAACCTGGCAGCTGTAGCAGGAGCTAAAGACTCTTACAGCAAAAGCATGGAGCAG GTGTGCGGAGGAGACAAGCCCTACATCGCCCCTGCCGACCTGGAGCGCAATCACGGCGAACTGAAGCAAAGCAGCGTCCGTCAGTTCCGCGCGGTGAAGAAGATGGGTGGAGAAGAGTTCTGCCGCCGCTATCAGGAGCAGCTGGAGCAGGAGATCGACGAGGTTTACGCCAGCTTTGTCAAACACAACGACGGAAAGAACATTTTCTTCGCCGCACGCACACCCGCCACGCTCTTCGCCCTGATGTTTGCCATGTACGTCATCTCTCTGGTGACGGGCTTTGTGGGCATAAACTCTGTGGCGATGGTGTGTAATCTGATCATGGGTGTGGCGCTGGCGTCGCTGTGCACCTGGGCCTACGTCAAATACTCGGGGGAGTTCAGAGAGGTGGGCAGCTTCATCGATCGGGTGGCAGAAACTCTTTGGGAGCAG AGGACGCCCAAGAAG ATCTTTTCCAAACTTTTTGAAGTTGCCAGGAGTAAAATGACACTGGGTGCCCTGATGCCCTCCCAGCGACAGAGACTTTCATCAAACAACAACCTCAAGAAGAGAAACTAG
- the LOC129427785 gene encoding atlastin-2 isoform X4, protein MAEKSRLKHRNHTGQNCTGSKYTEETCLRVSAGVSGVEDVQHEMIPDEPDDKPLLEEVGPVQIVIADEDNHEFSLDEDLLERILLQEHVRDLNVVVVSVAGAFRKGKSFLLDFMLRFMYNQSSDLWLGGSDEPLTGFTWRGGCERETTGIQAWNKVFVVEKPDGSKVAVLLLDTQGAFDSQSTIKDCATLFALSTMTSSLQVYNLSQNIQEDDLQHLQLFTEYGRLAMEEIYLKPFQSLMFLIRDWSYPYEHPYGLNGGNQFLEKRLQVKPNQHEELQNVRKHIHSCFSNISCFLLPHPGLKVATNPHFDGRLRDIDDEFKRELVNLVPLLLSPENLVEKEIGGSKVTCRDLLQYFKAYMKIYQGEELPHPKSMLQATAEANNLAAVAGAKDSYSKSMEQVCGGDKPYIAPADLERNHGELKQSSVRQFRAVKKMGGEEFCRRYQEQLEQEIDEVYASFVKHNDGKNIFFAARTPATLFALMFAMYVISLVTGFVGINSVAMVCNLIMGVALASLCTWAYVKYSGEFREVGSFIDRVAETLWEQIFSKLFEVARSKMTLGALMPSQRQRLSSNNNLKKRN, encoded by the exons ATGGCGGAGAAGAGCAGGTTAAAACACCGAAACCACACGGGACAGAACTGCACCGGGAGCAAATACACGGAAG AGACGTGTTTGCGTGTGTCAGCAGGCGTCTCTGGAGTGGAGGATGTCCAGCATGAGATGATTCCTGATGAGCCGGATGATAAACCTCTGCTGGAGGAGGTCGGGCCGGTCCAGATCGTCATCGCGGATGAGGACAATCATGAGTTTTCTTTGGATGAAGACCTTCTGGAGCGGATTCTCTTGCAGGAGCACGTGCGAGATCTCAATGTGGTGGTGGTGTCTGTGGCCGGCGCCTTCCGCAAGGGAAAATCTTTCCTGCTGGACTTTATGCTCAGATTCATGTACAACCAG AGCTCAGATTTGTGGCTTGGTGGGAGCGACGAACCCCTGACCGGCTTTACATGGCGAGGCGGTTGTGAGCGCGAGACCACAGGGATTCAGGCCTGGAATAAAGTGTTTGTAGTGGAGAAACCTGATGGCAGCAAG GTGGCTGTACTGCTGCTGGACACACAGGGAGCGTTTGACAGTCAGTCCACCATTAAAGACTGCGCCACACTGTTTGCTCTCAGCACCATGACCAGCTCTCTACAG GTTTATAATTTGTCTCAGAACATTCAAGAAGACGATCTGCAGCATCTTCAG CTGTTCACAGAGTACGGCAGGCTTGCTATGGAGGAGATCTACCTGAAACCATTCCAG tCGCTGATGTTTCTCATACGAGACTGGAGTTACCCGTACGAACATCCTTACGGTTTGAACGGAGGAAACCAGTTCCTGGAGAAGAGACTGCAG GTGAAACCCAATCAACACGAGGAGCTGCAGAACGTCAGGAAACACATTCATTCCTGTTTCTCCAACATCAGCTGTTTCCTGCTGCCGCACCCCGGCCTCAAGGTGGCCACCAATCCACACTTTGATGGCAGGTTACGAG ATATCGATGATGAGTTTAAGAGGGAGCTGGTAAATCTGGTCCCGCTGCTGTTGTCTCCAGAGAATCTGGTAGAGAAAGAGATCGGAGGTTCTAAAGTCACGTGTCGAGATCTTCTTCAGTATTTTAAA GCCTATATGAAGATCTATCAGGGAGAAGAGCTGCCACATCCCAAATCAATGCTGCAG GCGACGGCTGAAGCCAATAACCTGGCAGCTGTAGCAGGAGCTAAAGACTCTTACAGCAAAAGCATGGAGCAG GTGTGCGGAGGAGACAAGCCCTACATCGCCCCTGCCGACCTGGAGCGCAATCACGGCGAACTGAAGCAAAGCAGCGTCCGTCAGTTCCGCGCGGTGAAGAAGATGGGTGGAGAAGAGTTCTGCCGCCGCTATCAGGAGCAGCTGGAGCAGGAGATCGACGAGGTTTACGCCAGCTTTGTCAAACACAACGACGGAAAGAACATTTTCTTCGCCGCACGCACACCCGCCACGCTCTTCGCCCTGATGTTTGCCATGTACGTCATCTCTCTGGTGACGGGCTTTGTGGGCATAAACTCTGTGGCGATGGTGTGTAATCTGATCATGGGTGTGGCGCTGGCGTCGCTGTGCACCTGGGCCTACGTCAAATACTCGGGGGAGTTCAGAGAGGTGGGCAGCTTCATCGATCGGGTGGCAGAAACTCTTTGGGAGCAG ATCTTTTCCAAACTTTTTGAAGTTGCCAGGAGTAAAATGACACTGGGTGCCCTGATGCCCTCCCAGCGACAGAGACTTTCATCAAACAACAACCTCAAGAAGAGAAACTAG